TCGACGCACTGCTGGACGATCCGGGCGGACTCCTCGACCTCGCGCAGGCGCACGAGCAACCGCGAGAAGTTGTCGCAGCCGTCCTCGGTGACGACGTCCCACTCCAGTTCGTCGTAGTAGCCGTAGGGGTCGTCCCTGCGGAGGTCGTAGTCGACGCCCGAGCCGCGAGCGACCGGGCCGGTACACCCGTAGTCCTTCGCCACCTCCGACGGGAGGACGCCGGTGTCGACGGTCCGCTTCTGGAGGATCTCGTTGCCCGTGATGAGGTCGTGGTACTCGGCCATCTTCTCGGGGAGGCCGTCGAGGAACGCCCGGATCTTCCCGAGGAACGCCCCGCGGGGCTCGGGCAGGTCCCAGGCGACCCCGCCCAGCCGGAAGTAGTTGAACATCAGCCGCTGGCCAGTCAGGTCCTCCAGGATCGACTGGACGATCTCGCGGTCCCGGATTGCGTACATGAACGCGGCGCAGAACTCCCCCACGATGTCCAGCGCGAACGTCCCGACGGCCAGGAAGTGCGACAGCATCCGGGAGAGCTCGGCGCTCATCGTTCGGACGACCTGCGCGTACTCCGGCACGTCGAGGTCGGCCAGCCGCTCGGCGGCGCGGGCGTAGGCCCACTCGTTGCAGAGGCCGGCCCCGCCCCAGTCCCAGCGGTCGGGGTAGGGCATGATCTGGTGGCGGTAGGTGCCCTGCTGGCACATCTGCTCCTCGCAGCGGTGGATGTAACCGATGTCGGGCTCGACGTCGACGATCTGCTCGCCGTCCAGCGACACCAGCAGGTGGAGTACCCCGTGCGTGCTGGGGTGGTGCGGTCCGATGTTCAGCAGCATCGTGTCCGAGCTGACCCGGGTGTCCTCGAAGACCTTCTGGTGCTCCCTGTACGGCACGATCTGCGGCTGGTCCTGGTCGTAGTCTTCCCTGAGGGGATGGCCCTGCCAGGTCTCCGGCAGGAGGATGCGCCGGAGGTCCGGGTGGCCCTCGTACTCGATTCCCAGCAGGTCGTAGGCCTCCCGCTCGTGCCAGACCGCCGTCTCGTAGACGGGCGCGGCGCTCTCGGAGACCGGGTCGCCCTTCGGCGTCGGGACGACCACGGAGACCTCGTCCGTCCGGTCCTCGTACGTCGCGAGGTGATAGATCGTCTCGAAGCGGTCGTCGTACTCCTGTGCGGTGACGCAGGTGCAGTGGTCGTACCCCTGCTCGCGCTTCAGCGCCGAGAGGACCGACTGGACCGCGTCGGCCCGGATCCTGATCGCCGGCGCGTTCAGGTGTTCCTCCCGCCCCAGGACCCCGTCGAGCCCCACCGTCACCGAGTCGGACGTGCCGTCGTGGATCGCCTGCTGCATTGGCTTTCGTACGGATCCAGGCCCGCCACCCACCTCGCCGTGGTGCCTCACCGACGAGGCGAATTTAAGTACCACCGGGGACACCCGGGACCGTGAAGTACGTCAGGCTCTCGCTCGACCACGACTCCGAGGCCAGACACCCCATGCACCAGTTCGTGGTCGACCACGAGGGGTTCGAGGCGTCGCGGCTGGTCGCCGCCTCGCCCGTGGTCGACGGCCTCCGGTCGGCCCTGTTCCACGTCCGCGGCGGCCCGATCGAGGACTACGAGGCCGCGCTCGACGGCGTCGCGTCGGTCACCGAGTACGCCGTCTCGCCGTGCCCCGACGACTCGTTCTACCTGTACACGCGCGACGAACTCTCCCCGGAGGGGCAGCGACTGGCCGACGCCTTCGCCACCGTCGGGCTGGTCCTGCTCTACCCCGTCGCCTACCGCGCGGACGGGACTATCCGCGTGAGCGTCGTCGGCCCGGGCGAGACGGTGCAGGCGGCACTGGCGGACCTGCCCGCCGGCGTCGCGCCCGACGTGCTGGAGGTCGGCGAGTACGGCCACCGCCGGCTCGCCGACGGGGAGCGCCTCACCGACCGGCAGTTCGAGGCCGTCCGCGCGGCCGTCGACTGCGGCTACTACGGCGATCCCCGCGACGGGAGCGTCGCCGACGTGGCCGAGGAACTCGGCTGCGCGCCCGGTACCGCCGCCGAGCACCTGCGGCGCGCCGAGCGGCGGGTGATGGCCGCGCTGGTCGACGGGTCGCAATCGCTTTCGGGACCGATTCCGTAGCCGGGCGCATGACCGACCTGGCGGGACTGGACTGGCGCGTGATCGGGGCGGAGGCCCGCCCCGGCGCGGAGACGATGGCGCTGGACGAGGTGGCGGCGGCGACGGCGGGCCAGGGCGGCCCCGCCACCGCCCGGGTGTACCAGTGGTCGCCCAGCACGCTCTCGCTGGGCTACTCCCAGGACCCCGAGACCGTCGACTGGGACTACTGCGAGCGCGAGGGCGTCGACGTCGTCCGCCGGCCGACCGGCGGGGGCGCCATCTACCACGACGAGTTCGGCGACGTCTCCTACTCGATCGTCGTCCCGGCCGACGCCGTCCCCGGGGACCTCATGGCGTCGTACGAACTGCTCTGCCGGCCCGTGCTGGAGGCGTTCGCCGCCATGGGCGTCGAGGCCGACTTCGCGAGCGAGGAGCGCCCCGCCGTCTACGAACCCGCCTGCTACCTCCGGCCGCTGCACCCCGCACACGACGTCGTCGGACCGGACGGGCGCAAGATCAGCGGCAACGCCCAGTACCGCCGGCGCGACGCCGTGGTCCAGCACGGCTCGCTGACCTTTCGCCGTGACGCCGACCGCCACACCGCCGTCTTCGACGCGGACCTCGACCCCGACGCCTTCCGCGACCGCGTGACTGCGATCGAGGCCCACGCCGACGGCTCTCGCGAGGCGGCCGTCGCGACGCTGACCGACACGCTGACCGACTGGGCCGGCGCGGACCCCGGCTCGTGGACCGACGACGAACTCGACCGGGCGGCCGCGCTGGTCGACGCCAAGTACGGGACCGACGCGTGGACGCGCGACGGCGAGGACCCGACCTGACGAAAGATTCTCACGAAGGCAACAAACGGTAGCGTCGACGGTCCGGAACCTCTTTGCCGGGTCGCCACAGAATCCAGCGCATGCGCGTCGGAGCACACACGTCGATCGCTGGCGGGGCGTACAACGCGGTCGACGAGCAGGTCGAGTACGGCGGGACGTGCGGGCAGATCTTCAGCCACTCGCCGCAGGTCTGGCAGGACCCGAACATCGACGACGACGAGGCCGAGCAGTTCCGGGACCTGACCGACGACCACGGCGTCGGCCCGTGGGTCATCCACTCCTCCTATCTCGTCAACCTCTGCACCCCCAAAGAGGACCTCCGCGAGAAGTCCATCGACTCCATGCAGAAGGAGGTCGACGCCGCCGACAAGCTCGGCGTCGAGTACGTCAACGTCCACCTGGGCGCCCACACCGGTGCGGGCGTCGACCAGGGGCTGGACAACGCCGCGAGCGCGCTGGACGAACTGGACATTCCCGACGGCGTCACCGTCCTCGTCGAGTCCGACGCCGGCAGCGGCACCAAGCTCGGCGGCGAGTTCGAGCACCTCGCCGAGGTCCTCGACCGCTCCGAGCAGGACCTGGAGGTCTGCCTCGACACCGCCCACATGTTCGCCGCGGGCTACGACCTCTCGACCCCCGGGGGCGTCGCGGACACCGTCGCCACCTTCGACGACGTTGTCGGGCTGGACAAGTTGGCCTGCGTCCACCTCAACGACTCCAAGCACGACTGTGGCACCAACAAGGACGAGCACGCCCACCTCGGCGAGGGGAAGATCGGCGAGGACGGGA
This genomic interval from Halomicrobium urmianum contains the following:
- a CDS encoding NADH-quinone oxidoreductase subunit D is translated as MQQAIHDGTSDSVTVGLDGVLGREEHLNAPAIRIRADAVQSVLSALKREQGYDHCTCVTAQEYDDRFETIYHLATYEDRTDEVSVVVPTPKGDPVSESAAPVYETAVWHEREAYDLLGIEYEGHPDLRRILLPETWQGHPLREDYDQDQPQIVPYREHQKVFEDTRVSSDTMLLNIGPHHPSTHGVLHLLVSLDGEQIVDVEPDIGYIHRCEEQMCQQGTYRHQIMPYPDRWDWGGAGLCNEWAYARAAERLADLDVPEYAQVVRTMSAELSRMLSHFLAVGTFALDIVGEFCAAFMYAIRDREIVQSILEDLTGQRLMFNYFRLGGVAWDLPEPRGAFLGKIRAFLDGLPEKMAEYHDLITGNEILQKRTVDTGVLPSEVAKDYGCTGPVARGSGVDYDLRRDDPYGYYDELEWDVVTEDGCDNFSRLLVRLREVEESARIVQQCVDLLSDWPEDEREIQSDVPRTLRPDRDAEIYSAVETAKGELGIYIRSDGTDTPARFKIRGPSFSNLQSLETVAEGEFLADLVAAIGSLDVIMGDVDR
- a CDS encoding helix-turn-helix domain-containing protein codes for the protein MKYVRLSLDHDSEARHPMHQFVVDHEGFEASRLVAASPVVDGLRSALFHVRGGPIEDYEAALDGVASVTEYAVSPCPDDSFYLYTRDELSPEGQRLADAFATVGLVLLYPVAYRADGTIRVSVVGPGETVQAALADLPAGVAPDVLEVGEYGHRRLADGERLTDRQFEAVRAAVDCGYYGDPRDGSVADVAEELGCAPGTAAEHLRRAERRVMAALVDGSQSLSGPIP
- a CDS encoding lipoate--protein ligase family protein produces the protein MTDLAGLDWRVIGAEARPGAETMALDEVAAATAGQGGPATARVYQWSPSTLSLGYSQDPETVDWDYCEREGVDVVRRPTGGGAIYHDEFGDVSYSIVVPADAVPGDLMASYELLCRPVLEAFAAMGVEADFASEERPAVYEPACYLRPLHPAHDVVGPDGRKISGNAQYRRRDAVVQHGSLTFRRDADRHTAVFDADLDPDAFRDRVTAIEAHADGSREAAVATLTDTLTDWAGADPGSWTDDELDRAAALVDAKYGTDAWTRDGEDPT
- a CDS encoding deoxyribonuclease IV, with product MRVGAHTSIAGGAYNAVDEQVEYGGTCGQIFSHSPQVWQDPNIDDDEAEQFRDLTDDHGVGPWVIHSSYLVNLCTPKEDLREKSIDSMQKEVDAADKLGVEYVNVHLGAHTGAGVDQGLDNAASALDELDIPDGVTVLVESDAGSGTKLGGEFEHLAEVLDRSEQDLEVCLDTAHMFAAGYDLSTPGGVADTVATFDDVVGLDKLACVHLNDSKHDCGTNKDEHAHLGEGKIGEDGMEAILTHDDLAGVPLVLETPTEDGKGFAWNIERARELGDS